In Luteimonas sp. MC1750, the following proteins share a genomic window:
- a CDS encoding bifunctional aspartate kinase/diaminopimelate decarboxylase, producing the protein MHANSRPEPWIVLKFGGTSVSSRERWDTIGRLAAGRAAEGRRVLVVVSALSGVTNALTAISEGAGDARAQVDALVERHRAFAAALDLDPAVIDERLDVLRTLVAEPRATRRPLDWQGEVLAQGELLSSTLGAAYLRARGLAFGWCDARDWLHAVALPNQNDWARRLSVACRREADADWRARFAAQPAPMLLTQGFIARHEDGGSAILGRGGSDTSAACFGALLGAERVEIWTDVPGMFSANPREVPDARLLTRLDYAEAQEICTTGAKVLHPRAIKPCREAGVPIAILDTARPDLPGTRIDGGPDTVPGVKAICRRDGVVLVSMETMGMWQQVGFLADVFECFRRHGLSVDLIGSSETNVTVSLDPNENLVSTDVIARLSEDLARSCRLKVIAPCSAITLVGRGMRSLLHRLSGVWATFDRERVHLISQSSNDLNLTFVIDEADADGLMQELHDGLIASGAMPVREAEVFGPRWRELEGRLRRRPAPWWQGRRAELLALAAGGTPRYAYDLGTVRARARQLRAVQAVDRRFFAIKANPHPDILRVLVEEGFGLECVSAGELAHVFSALPGLDPARVLFTPSFAPVDEYADAFARGVNVTLDNVEALQRWPHVFRGRALWLRVDLGRGDGHHAKVVTGGLASKFGLQVDRVEAFLEAARVLDVRVTGLHAHLGSGVDTPDHWRAVCDELGGIAGRIGSIDTIDIGGGLPIPYREDDEPFDLDGWAAGLAEVKAAYPGYRLAIEPGRFLVAESGVLLLTATQVVEKGGIRRVGADAGMNALMRPTLYDAWHDIHNLSRGDGGEPVAFDVVGPICESGDVLGQHRPLPSDTAPGDVLLVADAGAYGMAMANTYNLRALPAESVLVETEQ; encoded by the coding sequence ATGCACGCCAATTCCCGACCCGAACCCTGGATCGTGCTCAAGTTCGGCGGCACCTCGGTCTCCTCGCGCGAACGCTGGGACACCATCGGCCGCCTGGCCGCCGGGCGCGCGGCCGAGGGCCGTCGCGTGCTGGTGGTGGTCTCGGCGCTGTCGGGCGTGACCAATGCGCTCACCGCGATCAGCGAGGGCGCGGGCGACGCGCGGGCGCAGGTCGATGCCCTGGTCGAGCGGCACCGCGCCTTCGCGGCGGCGCTGGACCTCGACCCCGCGGTGATCGACGAACGCCTGGACGTGCTGCGCACCCTGGTGGCCGAGCCGCGCGCCACGCGCCGTCCGCTGGACTGGCAGGGGGAGGTGCTGGCCCAGGGCGAACTGCTGTCGTCGACGCTCGGCGCCGCCTACCTGCGCGCCCGTGGCCTGGCCTTCGGCTGGTGCGACGCGCGCGACTGGCTGCACGCCGTGGCCCTGCCCAACCAGAACGACTGGGCGCGGCGGCTGTCGGTGGCCTGCCGGCGCGAGGCCGATGCCGACTGGCGCGCGCGCTTCGCCGCGCAGCCGGCGCCGATGCTGCTGACCCAGGGCTTCATCGCGCGGCACGAGGACGGCGGCAGCGCCATCCTCGGTCGCGGCGGCTCCGACACCTCGGCCGCCTGCTTCGGCGCGCTGCTGGGCGCGGAGCGCGTCGAGATCTGGACCGACGTGCCCGGCATGTTCAGCGCCAACCCGCGCGAGGTGCCCGACGCGCGCCTGCTCACGCGCCTGGACTATGCCGAGGCGCAGGAGATCTGCACCACCGGGGCCAAGGTGCTGCATCCGCGCGCGATCAAGCCCTGCCGCGAGGCCGGCGTGCCGATCGCGATCCTCGACACCGCGCGCCCGGACCTGCCCGGAACCCGCATCGACGGCGGCCCGGACACCGTGCCCGGGGTCAAGGCCATCTGCCGCCGCGACGGTGTGGTGCTGGTGTCGATGGAAACCATGGGCATGTGGCAGCAGGTCGGGTTCCTCGCCGACGTCTTCGAATGCTTCCGCCGCCACGGGCTCTCGGTCGACCTGATCGGTTCCTCGGAAACCAACGTGACCGTGTCGCTGGACCCGAACGAGAACCTGGTCAGCACCGACGTGATCGCGCGGCTCTCCGAGGACCTCGCCCGCAGCTGCCGGCTGAAGGTGATCGCGCCCTGCAGCGCGATCACCCTGGTCGGACGCGGCATGCGCTCGCTGCTGCACCGGTTGTCCGGCGTCTGGGCGACCTTTGACCGCGAGCGCGTGCACCTGATTTCGCAGTCGTCCAACGACCTCAACCTGACCTTCGTGATCGACGAGGCCGACGCCGATGGCCTGATGCAGGAGCTGCACGACGGGCTGATCGCCAGCGGCGCCATGCCGGTGCGCGAGGCCGAGGTCTTCGGCCCGCGCTGGCGCGAGCTCGAGGGCCGGCTGCGCCGCCGCCCGGCACCCTGGTGGCAAGGCCGGCGCGCCGAGCTGCTGGCGCTGGCCGCCGGGGGCACGCCGCGCTATGCGTACGACCTCGGCACGGTGCGCGCCCGCGCGCGCCAGCTCCGCGCGGTGCAGGCGGTGGACCGGCGCTTCTTCGCGATCAAGGCCAATCCGCACCCGGACATCCTGCGGGTGCTGGTGGAGGAGGGCTTCGGCCTGGAGTGCGTCTCGGCCGGCGAGCTGGCGCACGTGTTCTCGGCGCTGCCGGGCCTCGATCCGGCGCGCGTGCTGTTCACGCCGAGCTTCGCGCCGGTCGACGAGTACGCCGACGCCTTCGCGCGCGGCGTCAACGTCACCCTGGACAACGTCGAGGCGCTGCAGCGCTGGCCGCACGTGTTCCGCGGCCGCGCGCTGTGGCTGCGGGTCGACCTGGGCCGCGGCGACGGCCACCACGCGAAGGTGGTCACCGGCGGCCTGGCGTCGAAGTTCGGCCTGCAGGTGGACCGTGTCGAAGCCTTCCTCGAAGCCGCGCGCGTGCTGGACGTGCGCGTGACCGGCCTGCACGCGCACCTGGGCAGCGGCGTCGATACCCCCGACCACTGGCGCGCGGTCTGCGACGAGCTCGGCGGGATCGCCGGTCGCATCGGCAGCATCGACACCATCGACATCGGCGGCGGCCTGCCGATTCCCTACCGCGAGGACGACGAACCCTTCGACCTCGACGGCTGGGCCGCGGGCCTGGCCGAGGTCAAGGCGGCCTATCCGGGCTACCGGCTGGCGATCGAGCCCGGCCGCTTCCTCGTGGCCGAATCCGGCGTGCTGCTGCTCACCGCGACCCAGGTGGTGGAGAAGGGCGGAATCCGCCGCGTCGGCGCCGACGCGGGCATGAACGCGCTGATGCGGCCGACGCTTTACGACGCCTGGCACGACATCCACAACCTGTCGCGCGGCGACGGCGGCGAGCCTGTGGCCTTCGACGTGGTGGGTCCGATCTGCGAATCCGGCGACGTGCTCGGCCAGCACCGGCCGCTGCCTTCCGACACCGCCCCCGGCGACGTGCTGCTGGTCGCCGACGCCGGCGCCTACGGCATGGCCATGGCGAACACCTACAACCTGCGCGCGCTGCCTGCAGAAAGCGTGCTCGTGGAGACCGAGCAATGA
- the murL gene encoding UDP-N-acetyl-alpha-D-muramoyl-L-alanyl-L-glutamate epimerase, with product MNNVFDREAIRTFRFVDCGFDADTGVARLAYAFDDGPDLVETVTLPGAPFALDAARARAAMQALRLLHLVAGVSYYKAAVPRDIRIDGYGIDGATAALLEDVYLQGLGEFAYRNGLELHGRIRFPRTDAADTASAAGAKPLGLRRHALVAIGGGKDSLVSIEALRAAGIAQTVAWIGGSQLIAACAARTGLPTLNIQRQLAPELFEYNRQGAYNGHIPVTAINSAILAFAAIVLDADQVVFSNERSASYGSLIEGTGEVNHQWSKGWAFEQALAGYLQREVAADLRYYSLLRPLSELAVARQFAKIDRYDAWFSSCNRNFHLLGERPTSRWCGVCPKCHFVFLALAPFMPKPRLVGIFGRNLLDDEAQVPGYDALMEYRDHKPFECVGEARESRAAMAALAARPEWREDAVVVRFREVILPQLGGEDLAIAPLLVPDPEHGIPEVVWSRLHAYFAA from the coding sequence ATGAACAACGTGTTCGATCGCGAGGCGATCCGGACCTTCCGCTTCGTCGACTGCGGCTTCGATGCCGACACCGGCGTCGCGCGCCTGGCCTATGCCTTCGACGACGGCCCCGACCTGGTGGAAACCGTGACCCTGCCGGGCGCGCCGTTCGCGCTCGACGCCGCGCGCGCGCGCGCGGCGATGCAGGCGCTGCGCCTGCTGCACCTGGTCGCCGGCGTCAGCTACTACAAGGCGGCCGTGCCGCGCGACATCCGCATCGACGGCTATGGCATCGACGGGGCGACCGCGGCGCTGCTGGAGGACGTGTACCTGCAGGGGCTGGGCGAGTTCGCCTACCGCAACGGGCTGGAGCTGCACGGCCGGATCCGCTTCCCGCGCACGGACGCTGCGGACACCGCATCCGCTGCCGGGGCCAAGCCGCTCGGCCTGCGCCGGCACGCCCTGGTCGCCATCGGCGGCGGCAAGGACTCGCTGGTCTCGATCGAGGCGCTGCGCGCCGCCGGCATCGCGCAGACCGTGGCCTGGATTGGCGGCTCGCAGCTGATCGCCGCCTGCGCCGCGCGCACCGGGCTGCCTACGCTCAATATCCAGCGCCAGCTGGCGCCGGAGCTGTTCGAGTACAACCGCCAGGGCGCGTACAACGGCCATATCCCGGTGACCGCGATCAACTCGGCGATCCTCGCCTTCGCCGCCATCGTGCTCGACGCGGACCAGGTGGTGTTCTCCAACGAGCGCTCGGCCAGCTACGGCAGCCTGATCGAGGGCACCGGCGAGGTGAACCACCAGTGGTCGAAGGGCTGGGCGTTCGAACAGGCGCTGGCGGGCTACCTCCAGCGCGAGGTCGCCGCCGACCTGCGCTACTACTCGCTGCTGCGGCCGCTGTCGGAGCTGGCGGTGGCCCGCCAGTTCGCGAAGATCGACCGCTACGACGCCTGGTTCTCCAGCTGCAACCGCAACTTCCACCTGCTCGGCGAACGTCCGACCAGCCGCTGGTGCGGCGTCTGCCCGAAGTGCCACTTCGTCTTCCTGGCGCTGGCGCCGTTCATGCCCAAGCCCAGGCTGGTGGGCATCTTCGGGCGCAACCTGCTCGACGACGAGGCGCAGGTGCCGGGCTACGACGCGCTGATGGAGTACCGCGACCACAAGCCCTTCGAGTGCGTGGGCGAGGCGCGCGAATCTCGCGCGGCGATGGCCGCCCTGGCGGCGCGCCCGGAGTGGCGCGAGGACGCGGTGGTCGTGCGCTTCCGCGAGGTGATCCTGCCGCAGCTCGGCGGCGAGGACCTGGCGATCGCGCCGCTGCTGGTGCCCGATCCCGAGCACGGCATCCCCGAGGTCGTCTGGAGCCGCCTGCATGCGTATTTCGCAGCTTGA
- the murD gene encoding UDP-N-acetylmuramoyl-L-alanine--D-glutamate ligase, whose protein sequence is MRISQLEGRRVALWGWGREGRAAYQALRARLPAQPLTLFCSVEEAVAADALGDGLLAVETDASAGALSGFEVVVKSPGISPYRPEALVAAHAGTAFIGGTALWFGERVADGEVARGVVCVTGTKGKSTTTALLAHLLRAGGVRTALAGNIGLPLLEVLDDRADAWAVELSSYQTGDVAAGGVRPDVAVVTNIFPEHLDWHGSEDRYVEDKLALVTRARPRVAVLNATDPRLARLAAGLDPATTLRWYGREDGWHLRGDVLHRGDTALFDTRGVPLPGRHNRGNLCAALAAIEALGHDAAALAPAARGFRPLPHRLQPLGERDGIAWVNDSISTTPHATLAALDVYRDRRVALLVGGHDRGLDWSGFAAEMRRQAPSVIVTMGHNGPRIHALLAEMAEAGGFALRAAGDLASAVEAARHALATRGGGGGSDGGDGDAAAGEVMLLSPGAPSFGAYRDYVERGRDFARLGGFDPEAIAAIPGLGISASNPDLRSPIL, encoded by the coding sequence ATGCGTATTTCGCAGCTTGAGGGCCGGCGGGTCGCGCTCTGGGGCTGGGGACGCGAGGGACGCGCCGCCTACCAGGCGCTGCGCGCGCGGCTGCCGGCGCAGCCGCTGACGCTGTTCTGCAGCGTCGAGGAGGCCGTGGCCGCGGACGCTCTGGGCGACGGCCTGCTGGCGGTCGAGACGGATGCCAGCGCCGGCGCCCTGTCGGGATTCGAGGTGGTGGTGAAGTCGCCGGGCATCAGCCCCTATCGGCCGGAGGCGCTGGTCGCGGCGCACGCCGGCACGGCCTTCATCGGCGGCACGGCGCTGTGGTTCGGCGAGCGCGTGGCCGACGGCGAGGTGGCCCGCGGCGTCGTGTGCGTGACCGGGACCAAGGGCAAGAGCACCACGACCGCGCTGCTCGCGCACCTGCTGCGCGCCGGCGGCGTGCGCACGGCGCTGGCGGGCAACATCGGCCTGCCGCTGCTCGAGGTGCTGGACGACCGGGCCGATGCCTGGGCGGTGGAGCTGTCGAGCTACCAGACCGGCGACGTCGCCGCGGGCGGCGTTCGCCCGGACGTGGCGGTGGTGACCAACATCTTCCCCGAGCACCTCGACTGGCATGGCAGCGAGGACCGTTACGTCGAGGACAAGCTGGCGCTGGTGACGCGGGCCAGGCCGCGCGTGGCGGTGCTGAACGCCACGGACCCCCGGCTGGCGCGACTCGCCGCCGGGCTGGATCCGGCGACCACGCTGCGCTGGTACGGCCGCGAGGACGGCTGGCACCTGCGCGGCGACGTGCTCCATCGCGGCGATACCGCCCTGTTCGATACCCGCGGCGTGCCGCTGCCCGGGCGCCACAACCGCGGCAACCTCTGCGCCGCGCTGGCGGCGATCGAGGCGCTGGGGCATGACGCGGCGGCGCTGGCGCCGGCGGCGCGCGGCTTCCGCCCGCTGCCACACCGCCTGCAGCCGCTCGGCGAGCGCGACGGCATCGCCTGGGTGAACGATTCGATCAGCACCACCCCGCACGCCACGCTCGCCGCGCTCGACGTGTATCGCGACCGCCGCGTCGCACTGCTGGTGGGCGGACACGATCGCGGGCTGGACTGGTCGGGCTTCGCCGCGGAAATGCGCCGCCAGGCGCCCTCGGTGATCGTGACCATGGGCCACAACGGGCCGCGCATCCATGCGTTGCTGGCGGAGATGGCGGAGGCCGGCGGCTTCGCGCTGCGCGCGGCCGGCGACCTGGCCAGCGCGGTGGAGGCGGCACGCCATGCGCTGGCGACCCGCGGCGGCGGCGGCGGTAGCGATGGCGGCGACGGCGACGCGGCCGCGGGCGAGGTCATGCTGCTCTCGCCGGGCGCGCCGAGCTTCGGCGCCTACCGCGACTACGTCGAGCGCGGCCGCGACTTCGCGCGCCTGGGCGGCTTCGATCCGGAGGCGATTGCCGCGATTCCGGGGCTCGGCATTTCTGCGTCGAATCCGGATTTACGATCACCCATCCTGTAG
- a CDS encoding polyprenyl synthetase family protein: MDPDSQAAPPRPALPLSEVQAHVAADMAAVDALIRRRLASDVVLVNQVAEHIVAGGGKRLRPMLLLLAARALGHQGPDAHQLAAVVEFIHTSTLLHDDVVDESDLRRGRSTANAVFGNAASVLVGDFLYSRSFQLMVELGSMPIQEILADTTNRIAEGEVLQLLHVRNPDVDEAAYLRVIERKTAILFAAATRLGALLSGASDEVQQRLHDYGLNLGIAFQIADDVLDYSADEAALGKHLGDDLAEGKMTLPLIHAMARADDALRARLRTIVEAGDVDALEEAVAAIHASGGLDYSIARAREYAALAEAALDGLDDGPSVAALRGLVRHAVDRGA; the protein is encoded by the coding sequence ATGGACCCCGACTCCCAGGCCGCTCCGCCCCGCCCCGCCCTGCCGCTGTCCGAGGTCCAGGCCCATGTCGCCGCCGACATGGCCGCGGTCGACGCCCTGATCCGCCGCCGCCTGGCGTCCGACGTGGTCCTGGTCAACCAGGTGGCCGAGCACATCGTCGCCGGCGGCGGCAAGCGCCTGCGCCCGATGCTGCTGCTGCTGGCCGCGCGCGCCCTGGGCCACCAGGGGCCCGACGCCCACCAGCTGGCCGCAGTGGTGGAGTTCATCCACACCTCGACCCTGCTGCACGACGACGTGGTCGACGAATCCGACCTGCGCCGCGGCCGCAGCACTGCCAATGCGGTGTTCGGCAATGCCGCCAGCGTGCTGGTCGGCGACTTCCTGTACTCGCGCAGCTTCCAGCTCATGGTCGAGCTGGGCTCGATGCCGATCCAGGAGATCCTGGCCGACACCACCAACCGCATCGCCGAGGGCGAGGTGCTGCAGCTGCTGCACGTGCGCAATCCGGACGTGGACGAGGCCGCCTACCTGCGGGTGATCGAGCGCAAGACCGCGATCCTGTTCGCCGCCGCCACCCGCCTGGGCGCGTTGCTGTCCGGCGCAAGCGACGAGGTGCAGCAGCGCCTGCACGATTACGGGCTCAACCTCGGCATCGCCTTCCAGATCGCCGACGACGTGCTCGACTACAGCGCCGACGAGGCCGCGCTCGGCAAGCACCTGGGCGACGACCTGGCCGAAGGCAAGATGACCCTGCCGCTGATCCACGCCATGGCCCGCGCCGACGACGCCCTGCGGGCGCGCCTGCGCACGATCGTGGAAGCGGGGGACGTGGACGCGCTGGAGGAGGCGGTGGCCGCGATCCACGCGAGCGGCGGCCTCGACTACAGCATCGCCCGCGCCCGCGAATACGCCGCGCTGGCCGAGGCCGCGCTCGACGGCCTGGACGACGGCCCCTCCGTGGCCGCCCTGCGCGGCCTGGTCCGGCACGCCGTCGACCGCGGCGCCTGA
- the ssb gene encoding single-stranded DNA-binding protein yields the protein MARGINKVIIVGNLGNDPDVKYSQGGSAITTISVATSEQWKDKQTGQQQERTEWHRVKFFGRLAEIAGEYLKKGRQVYIEGSLRTDKYTGKDGVERYTTDIIANEMQMLGGGGEGGSRGGGDAQGAGGGYQRGGGGGGGGGGGGGGGEARGGGDYPRGPRESSAPARQAPPAAGGSQFDDGGFSDDDIPF from the coding sequence ATGGCCCGCGGAATCAACAAGGTCATCATCGTCGGCAACCTCGGCAACGACCCCGACGTGAAGTATTCGCAGGGCGGCAGCGCGATCACCACGATCAGCGTGGCCACCTCCGAGCAGTGGAAGGACAAGCAGACCGGCCAGCAGCAGGAGCGCACCGAGTGGCACCGGGTCAAGTTCTTCGGGCGCCTGGCGGAAATCGCCGGCGAGTACCTGAAGAAGGGCCGCCAGGTCTACATCGAAGGCTCGCTGCGCACCGACAAGTACACCGGCAAGGACGGCGTCGAGCGCTATACCACCGACATCATCGCCAACGAGATGCAGATGCTCGGCGGCGGTGGCGAGGGTGGCTCGCGCGGCGGCGGTGACGCCCAGGGCGCCGGCGGCGGCTACCAGCGTGGTGGCGGTGGCGGTGGCGGTGGCGGTGGCGGTGGCGGTGGCGGCGAGGCCCGCGGCGGCGGTGACTACCCGCGCGGCCCGCGTGAGTCCTCGGCTCCGGCGCGACAGGCGCCTCCGGCCGCGGGTGGTTCGCAGTTCGACGACGGCGGCTTCTCGGACGACGACATTCCGTTCTGA
- the rfbB gene encoding dTDP-glucose 4,6-dehydratase: MPTWLVTGGAGFIGGNFVLEAVAAGVRVVNLDALTYAGNLDTLASLEGNPDHVFVHGDIGDRPLVERLLAEHRPDAVVNFAAESHVDRSIDGPAAFVQTNVVGTLALLEAVRDYWKALEGEAKAAFRFLHVSTDEVYGTLGETGLFTETTPYAPNSPYSASKAASDHLVRAFHHTYGLPVVTTNCSNNYGPYHFPEKLIPLVIAKALAGEPLPVYGDGKQVRDWLFVTDHCEAIRTVLAKGRVGETYNVGGNAEMQNIQVVKTICALLDQRRPREDGQPRESQIAYVADRPGHDRRYAIDASKLRDELGWTPAYTFERGIAETVDWYLDNQPWVQRVLDGSYRLERIGVEA; encoded by the coding sequence ATGCCTACCTGGCTGGTCACCGGCGGAGCCGGTTTCATCGGCGGCAATTTCGTGCTCGAGGCCGTGGCCGCGGGCGTCCGCGTCGTCAATCTCGATGCGCTCACCTATGCCGGCAACCTCGACACGCTGGCCTCGCTCGAGGGCAACCCGGACCACGTCTTCGTGCACGGGGACATCGGTGACCGGCCGCTGGTCGAGCGCCTGCTGGCCGAGCACCGCCCCGACGCGGTGGTGAACTTCGCCGCCGAGAGCCACGTCGACCGCTCGATCGACGGCCCGGCCGCCTTCGTGCAGACCAACGTGGTCGGCACCCTGGCCCTGCTGGAGGCCGTGCGCGACTACTGGAAGGCGCTCGAGGGCGAGGCGAAGGCCGCGTTCCGTTTCCTGCACGTGTCGACCGACGAGGTCTACGGCACGCTGGGCGAGACCGGCCTCTTCACCGAGACCACGCCCTACGCGCCCAACTCGCCGTACTCGGCGTCGAAGGCCGCGTCCGACCACCTGGTGCGCGCCTTCCACCACACCTACGGGCTGCCGGTGGTGACCACCAACTGCTCGAACAACTACGGCCCGTACCACTTCCCGGAAAAGCTCATCCCGCTGGTGATCGCCAAGGCCCTGGCCGGCGAGCCATTGCCGGTCTACGGCGACGGCAAGCAGGTGCGCGACTGGCTGTTCGTGACCGACCACTGCGAGGCGATCCGCACCGTGCTGGCCAAGGGCCGGGTGGGCGAGACCTACAACGTCGGCGGCAATGCCGAGATGCAGAACATCCAGGTGGTGAAGACCATCTGCGCGCTGCTCGACCAGCGCCGTCCGCGCGAGGATGGCCAGCCGCGCGAATCGCAGATCGCCTACGTCGCCGACCGCCCGGGCCATGACCGCCGCTATGCGATCGACGCCTCGAAGCTGCGCGACGAACTGGGCTGGACACCTGCGTACACCTTCGAGCGCGGCATCGCCGAGACGGTCGACTGGTACCTGGACAACCAGCCCTGGGTGCAGCGCGTGCTCGACGGCAGCTATCGCCTGGAGCGGATCGGGGTGGAGGCATGA
- the rfbA gene encoding glucose-1-phosphate thymidylyltransferase RfbA, with product MTSRRGIILAGGSGTRLYPITQAISKQLLPVYDKPMIYYPLSALMLAGIREVLIINTPHEQALFQQLLGDGSKWGMDIQYAVQPSPDGLAQAYLIGRDFVDGKPSCLVLGDNIFHGHGFTEILKRADARQDGATVFGYWVGDPERYGVADFDADGKVVGLEEKPVNPRSNYAVTGLYFYDGRASDFAASLKPSPRGELEITDLNRCYLDEGSLHLEQLGRGYAWLDTGTHQSLIEASNFIETVEARQGLRVCCPEEIAWSNGWITDADLEQLAAPLAKNGYGQYLLSLAKRGVVR from the coding sequence ATGACCTCGCGCCGCGGCATCATCCTCGCCGGCGGCTCCGGCACCCGGCTGTATCCGATCACCCAGGCGATCAGCAAGCAGCTGCTGCCGGTGTACGACAAGCCGATGATCTATTACCCGCTGAGCGCGCTGATGCTCGCGGGCATCCGCGAGGTGCTGATCATCAACACCCCGCACGAGCAGGCGCTGTTCCAGCAGCTGCTGGGCGACGGCTCGAAGTGGGGCATGGACATCCAGTACGCGGTGCAGCCGAGCCCGGACGGGCTGGCCCAGGCGTACCTGATCGGCCGCGACTTCGTCGACGGCAAGCCGAGCTGCCTGGTGCTGGGCGACAACATCTTCCACGGCCACGGCTTCACCGAGATCCTCAAGCGCGCCGATGCGCGCCAGGACGGCGCCACGGTGTTCGGCTACTGGGTCGGCGATCCGGAGCGCTACGGCGTGGCCGACTTCGACGCCGACGGCAAGGTCGTCGGGCTGGAAGAGAAGCCGGTGAACCCGCGTTCCAACTACGCCGTCACCGGCCTGTACTTCTACGACGGGCGCGCCAGCGACTTCGCCGCCTCGCTCAAGCCTTCGCCGCGCGGCGAGCTCGAGATCACCGACCTCAACCGCTGCTACCTCGACGAGGGCAGCCTGCACCTGGAGCAGCTGGGTCGCGGCTACGCCTGGCTCGACACCGGCACCCACCAGTCGCTGATCGAAGCCTCGAACTTCATCGAGACGGTCGAGGCGCGCCAGGGGCTGCGCGTGTGCTGTCCGGAGGAGATCGCCTGGTCGAACGGCTGGATCACCGACGCCGACCTCGAGCAGCTGGCCGCGCCGCTGGCCAAGAACGGCTACGGCCAGTACCTGCTGTCGCTGGCCAAGCGCGGAGTGGTGCGATGA
- the rfbC gene encoding dTDP-4-dehydrorhamnose 3,5-epimerase has translation MKVVETGLPGCLVFEPQVFGDDRGFFFESFNADKLAAHGLAPSFVQGNVSASSRGVMRGLHYQWPKPQGKYVSVVEGEVWDVAVDIRRGSPTFGKWTAVVLSAENKRHFWIPEGFAHGFVTLSERAVFTYLCTATYDREADAGIRWNDASLAVDWPVADPSLSDKDARAPFLADIPQERLPVYVP, from the coding sequence ATGAAGGTGGTGGAAACCGGCCTGCCGGGCTGCCTGGTGTTCGAGCCGCAGGTGTTCGGCGACGACCGCGGCTTCTTCTTCGAATCCTTCAACGCCGACAAGCTGGCCGCGCATGGCCTGGCGCCGAGCTTCGTCCAGGGCAACGTGTCCGCGTCCTCGCGCGGGGTCATGCGCGGGCTGCACTACCAGTGGCCGAAGCCGCAGGGCAAGTATGTCTCCGTGGTCGAGGGCGAGGTCTGGGACGTCGCGGTGGACATCCGCCGCGGCTCGCCGACCTTCGGCAAGTGGACCGCGGTGGTGCTGAGCGCGGAGAACAAGCGCCATTTCTGGATCCCGGAAGGCTTTGCGCACGGCTTCGTGACCCTGAGCGAGCGCGCGGTGTTCACCTACCTGTGCACCGCCACCTACGACCGCGAGGCCGACGCCGGCATCCGCTGGAACGACGCCAGCCTGGCCGTCGACTGGCCGGTGGCCGATCCGTCGCTGTCGGACAAGGATGCACGCGCGCCCTTCCTGGCCGACATTCCCCAAGAGCGCCTGCCGGTCTACGTGCCGTGA
- the rfbD gene encoding dTDP-4-dehydrorhamnose reductase → MRLLLLGANGQVGHALRPELAALGEVVCTTRSGLLPDGGTCEVADFDQPGTLATLVDRIAPDVVVNAAAYTAVDRAEQERDAAFRANAEAPGALADACARRGALLVHYSTDYVFDGNSSRPWREDDATAPLGVYGASKLAGEAAVRSSGARHMVFRTAWVYGAHGHNFMRTMLRLAAERDELRVVDDQHGTPTAAARIASVTAEALATAGSASGLWHLTASGGTTWHGFASAIIDGAHARGLLPRRPRVLPVPGSEYPTPARRPAYSRLDTSALRAQWPVELPDWASDLDRVLDGLARA, encoded by the coding sequence GTGAGGCTGCTGCTGCTCGGCGCCAACGGACAGGTCGGCCACGCGCTGCGACCCGAACTGGCGGCCCTGGGCGAGGTCGTCTGCACCACGCGCAGCGGCTTGCTGCCCGACGGCGGCACCTGCGAAGTGGCCGACTTCGACCAGCCGGGCACGCTGGCCACCCTGGTCGATCGCATCGCGCCGGACGTGGTGGTCAATGCCGCGGCCTATACCGCCGTCGATCGCGCGGAGCAGGAGCGCGACGCGGCGTTCCGCGCGAATGCGGAGGCGCCCGGCGCGCTCGCCGACGCCTGCGCCCGCCGCGGCGCGCTGCTGGTGCACTACTCGACCGACTACGTCTTCGACGGCAACTCCAGCCGGCCCTGGCGCGAGGACGATGCCACCGCGCCGCTTGGCGTCTACGGCGCGAGCAAGCTGGCGGGCGAAGCCGCCGTCCGGTCGAGCGGCGCGCGCCACATGGTCTTCCGCACCGCCTGGGTCTACGGCGCGCACGGCCACAACTTCATGCGCACCATGCTGCGCCTGGCGGCCGAGCGCGACGAGTTGCGCGTGGTCGACGACCAGCACGGGACGCCGACCGCCGCGGCGCGCATCGCCTCGGTCACGGCCGAGGCGCTGGCCACGGCGGGATCCGCATCGGGACTGTGGCACCTCACCGCGTCGGGCGGGACCACCTGGCACGGGTTCGCCAGCGCGATCATCGACGGCGCGCATGCCCGCGGCCTGCTGCCACGACGCCCGCGCGTCCTGCCGGTGCCGGGCAGCGAGTACCCGACGCCCGCGCGACGCCCGGCCTACTCCAGGCTCGACACCTCGGCGCTGCGTGCACAGTGGCCGGTCGAACTCCCGGACTGGGCCAGCGACCTGGATCGCGTCCTCGACGGCCTCGCGCGCGCCTGA